One genomic window of Kaistia geumhonensis includes the following:
- a CDS encoding isoprenyl transferase, with protein MNSKANDSGAEILATPATDTEGLSVPRHVAIIMDGNGRWAQGRGLSRTEGHRRGMEAVRNAVETSRELGVSYLTLFSFSSENWTRPPLEIQFLFGLLRLFIQRDLADLNAKNVRVRVIGSRERLTSDIKGLLDKAETLTMRNRGLTLVIAFNYGGRDELTRTMRAIGEDVAAGRLPASAIDEQLISSRLDTSFMPDPDLVIRTSGEMRLSNFLLWQAAYAELVFLPLYWPDFDRAAYLEAVREFSSRARRFGGIAARRSP; from the coding sequence ATGAACTCGAAGGCCAATGATTCGGGCGCCGAGATCCTGGCGACGCCGGCGACAGATACCGAGGGGCTCAGCGTCCCGCGGCATGTCGCCATCATCATGGACGGCAACGGCCGCTGGGCGCAGGGCAGGGGGCTTTCGCGGACCGAGGGCCATCGTCGCGGCATGGAGGCGGTGCGCAATGCCGTCGAGACCTCGCGCGAGCTCGGCGTCTCCTATCTGACGCTCTTTTCCTTTTCCTCCGAGAACTGGACGCGGCCGCCGCTCGAGATCCAGTTCCTGTTCGGCCTGCTCCGCCTGTTCATCCAGCGCGACCTCGCCGATCTCAACGCCAAGAACGTCCGCGTTCGTGTCATCGGCAGCCGCGAGCGGCTGACGTCGGACATCAAGGGCCTGCTCGACAAGGCCGAGACGCTGACGATGCGCAATCGCGGGCTGACGCTCGTGATCGCCTTCAACTATGGCGGCCGCGACGAGCTCACGCGGACGATGCGCGCCATCGGCGAGGACGTCGCCGCGGGCCGGCTCCCCGCCTCGGCCATCGACGAGCAGCTGATTTCCTCCCGGCTCGACACGTCCTTCATGCCGGACCCCGATCTCGTCATCCGCACCAGCGGCGAGATGCGTCTTTCCAACTTCCTCCTCTGGCAGGCGGCCTATGCCGAGCTCGTCTTCCTGCCGCTCTACTGGCCGGATTTCGACCGCGCCGCCTATCTCGAGGCCGTGAGGGAGTTTTCCAGCCGCGCGCGCCGCTTCGGCGGCATCGCCGCGCGGAGAAGCCCTTGA
- the frr gene encoding ribosome recycling factor, translating to MNFDDLSRRMQGAVTAFKSDLSGLRTGRASATMLDPITVNVYGSVMPINQLATINVPEPRLITVTVWDRGTAQAVEKAIRESSLGLNPIVEGAVFRIPIPELNADRRKEFVKAAHKYAEGARVAVRHVRRDGMDSLKKSEADGLGEDEARRLTEKIQKLTDDTIAEIDSVLAAKEAEILQV from the coding sequence ATGAACTTCGACGATCTGAGCCGCCGCATGCAGGGCGCAGTCACCGCGTTCAAGTCGGATCTGTCGGGCCTGCGCACCGGCCGCGCTTCGGCCACCATGCTCGATCCCATCACCGTCAACGTCTATGGATCGGTCATGCCGATCAACCAGCTCGCGACGATCAACGTGCCCGAGCCGCGCCTGATCACCGTCACGGTCTGGGACCGCGGCACGGCGCAGGCTGTCGAGAAGGCGATCCGCGAGTCGAGCCTCGGGCTCAACCCGATCGTCGAGGGCGCGGTGTTCCGCATCCCGATCCCCGAACTCAACGCCGACCGGCGCAAGGAATTCGTGAAGGCTGCCCACAAATATGCCGAGGGCGCGCGCGTGGCGGTCCGCCATGTACGGCGCGACGGCATGGACAGCCTGAAGAAGAGCGAGGCCGACGGCCTCGGCGAGGACGAGGCGCGGCGGCTGACGGAGAAGATCCAGAAGCTGACCGACGACACGATCGCCGAGATCGATTCGGTGCTCGCCGCGAAGGAAGCGGAAATCCTGCAGGTCTGA
- the pyrH gene encoding UMP kinase, translated as MAAPARYRRVLLKVSGEALLGSQPFGIDEAVVDRIAGEVGQAVELGVEVAVVIGGGNIFRGMTIAKAGGNRVAGDHMGMLATVMNCIGMHEAFERRGIASRIFSAVPMPTICESFSQQRAERALKRGRVVLFAGGTGNPFFTTDSGAALRAAEMGCDALFKGTNVDGVYSADPKKDPSAVRFERITHAEVLSRGLQVMDAAAVALARDNHIPLIVFSIRSPNGFIEVLRGEGRATIVSDE; from the coding sequence ATGGCGGCTCCCGCCCGGTATCGACGCGTGCTCTTGAAAGTTTCGGGCGAAGCCCTCCTTGGATCCCAACCCTTCGGCATCGACGAAGCGGTCGTCGACCGCATCGCCGGCGAGGTCGGGCAGGCCGTCGAACTGGGCGTCGAGGTCGCGGTCGTTATCGGCGGCGGCAACATCTTCCGCGGCATGACGATCGCGAAAGCGGGCGGCAACCGCGTCGCCGGCGACCATATGGGCATGCTCGCGACGGTCATGAACTGCATCGGCATGCACGAGGCGTTCGAGCGCCGCGGCATCGCCTCGCGCATCTTCTCGGCCGTGCCGATGCCGACGATCTGCGAGAGCTTCTCGCAGCAGCGCGCCGAGCGGGCGTTGAAGCGCGGCCGCGTCGTGCTCTTCGCCGGCGGCACCGGCAACCCCTTCTTCACGACCGATTCGGGCGCCGCGCTGCGCGCCGCCGAGATGGGCTGCGATGCCCTCTTCAAGGGCACCAATGTCGACGGCGTCTATTCGGCCGATCCCAAGAAGGACCCCTCGGCGGTCCGCTTCGAGCGGATCACCCATGCCGAGGTGCTGTCGCGCGGGCTGCAGGTCATGGACGCCGCCGCCGTGGCGCTTGCCCGCGACAACCATATTCCGCTAATCGTGTTTTCAATCCGGTCGCCGAACGGCTTCATCGAGGTTCTGCGCGGCGAAGGTCGCGCCACGATCGTTTCTGATGAATAG
- the tsf gene encoding translation elongation factor Ts, whose translation MTISASMVKDLREKTGAGMMDCKAALTETAGDIEAAIDWLRTKGLAKAAKKAGRVASEGLVGVAASGPRAVVVELNSETDFVARNAEFQQLVLNVAKAALETDGSVEAVAAAAFPGSEKSVKDTITEAVATIGENMNLRRSAAIGVSDGVVATYVHSATAPGLGKIGVLVALESTGDKEKLAALGRQIAMHIAATSPLSVSTDALDPAVVARERAVYAEQARESGKPEAIIEKMVEGRVRKYYEEVVLLLQAFVINPDLTVEKALKAAEADVGAPIKLTEFVMFRLGDGVEKEETDFAAEVAAAAGTK comes from the coding sequence ATGACGATTTCCGCTTCGATGGTGAAGGACCTGCGCGAGAAGACCGGCGCGGGCATGATGGACTGCAAGGCCGCGCTGACCGAGACCGCCGGCGATATCGAGGCGGCGATCGACTGGCTGCGCACCAAGGGCCTCGCCAAGGCCGCCAAGAAGGCCGGCCGCGTCGCGTCCGAGGGCCTTGTCGGCGTCGCCGCCTCGGGTCCGCGCGCCGTCGTCGTCGAGCTCAACTCCGAGACCGACTTCGTCGCCCGCAATGCCGAATTCCAGCAGTTGGTGCTCAACGTCGCCAAGGCGGCGCTCGAGACCGACGGCTCGGTCGAGGCCGTTGCCGCCGCTGCCTTCCCGGGTTCGGAGAAGTCGGTCAAGGACACGATCACCGAGGCCGTCGCCACCATCGGCGAGAACATGAACCTCCGCCGCTCGGCCGCCATCGGCGTCAGCGACGGCGTCGTGGCGACCTATGTCCACTCGGCGACCGCTCCGGGCCTCGGCAAGATCGGCGTGCTCGTCGCGCTCGAGTCGACCGGCGACAAGGAGAAGCTCGCCGCGCTCGGCCGCCAGATCGCGATGCACATCGCCGCGACCAGCCCGCTTTCGGTCTCGACCGATGCGCTCGACCCGGCGGTCGTCGCCCGCGAGCGCGCCGTCTATGCCGAGCAGGCCCGCGAGTCCGGCAAGCCCGAGGCGATCATCGAGAAGATGGTCGAGGGCCGCGTGCGCAAGTATTACGAGGAGGTCGTCCTCCTTCTGCAGGCCTTCGTGATCAATCCCGACCTGACGGTCGAGAAGGCGCTGAAGGCAGCCGAGGCCGATGTCGGCGCGCCGATCAAGCTGACGGAGTTCGTCATGTTCCGCCTCGGCGACGGCGTCGAGAAGGAAGAGACCGACTTCGCCGCCGAGGTCGCGGCCGCGGCCGGAACGAAATAA
- the rpsB gene encoding 30S ribosomal protein S2, giving the protein MALPDYSMRQLLEAGVHFGHQKHRWNPKMAPYLYGVRNNIHIIDLAQTVPLLHRALQAVSDTVAGGGRVLFVGTKRQASEPVADAAKRCAQYYVNSRWLGGMLTNWKTISHSIQRLRHLDELLSSDVQGLTKKERLTLSRERDKLENALGGIKDMGGIPDLLFVIDTNKEALAIQEARRLHIPVAAIIDSNSDPDGITYPIPGNDDAGRALTLYGDLVARAALDGISRAAGSAGLDLGAQEEIYEEALPEEAGEVAAA; this is encoded by the coding sequence ATGGCTCTTCCTGATTACTCCATGCGCCAGCTTCTCGAGGCGGGCGTCCATTTCGGCCACCAGAAGCATCGCTGGAACCCGAAGATGGCGCCGTATCTCTATGGCGTGCGCAACAACATCCACATCATCGACCTCGCGCAGACGGTTCCGCTGCTGCATCGCGCCCTCCAGGCGGTGAGCGACACGGTGGCCGGCGGTGGCCGCGTCCTGTTCGTCGGCACGAAGCGCCAGGCTTCCGAGCCGGTGGCCGATGCCGCCAAGCGCTGCGCGCAGTATTATGTGAATTCCCGCTGGCTCGGCGGCATGCTGACCAACTGGAAGACGATCTCGCATTCGATCCAGCGCCTTCGCCACCTCGACGAACTGCTCTCGTCGGACGTGCAGGGCCTGACGAAGAAGGAGCGCCTGACGCTGTCGCGCGAGCGCGACAAGCTCGAGAACGCGCTCGGCGGCATCAAGGACATGGGCGGCATCCCCGACCTCCTGTTCGTGATCGACACCAACAAGGAAGCGCTCGCGATCCAGGAAGCCCGCCGGCTTCATATTCCTGTCGCGGCAATCATCGATTCCAATTCGGACCCGGATGGCATCACCTATCCGATTCCGGGCAATGACGACGCCGGCCGTGCGCTGACGCTCTATGGCGACCTGGTCGCCCGCGCCGCGCTCGACGGCATCTCGCGTGCCGCCGGCTCGGCCGGCCTCGACCTCGGCGCCCAGGAAGAGATCTACGAAGAGGCTCTTCCCGAGGAAGCCGGCGAAGTCGCGGCCGCCTGA
- the dnaE gene encoding DNA polymerase III subunit alpha gives MSVTGERRSLAAGGVGFVHLRVHSAYSLLEGALPLKALGKLAIADKQPALALTDTGNLFGALEFSEKMAEQGIQPIIGCQLAVWFDDGFEPARKPQAGAKPLADVVALAADETGYWNLVRLVSRAFMETDAGERPHVSIADLEAAAAGLILLTGGPAGPADQAFRAGQGVVAEARLVRLAAAFGDRLYVELQRHGPDSERCEADLVALAYRLGLPLVATNEPFFPKRDDYEAHDALIAIAEGAVIAEEKRRRLTPEHYFKTRGEMVALFADLPEAVDNTVEIALRCHYRPVKRKPILPRFAGADADPAEAEAAEVEALRQMAREGLARRLAAHGTAPGLSPEDYAERLEFELGVIVKMKFPGYFLIVADFIQWAKSQGIPVGPGRGSGAGSLVAWSLTITDLDPMRFALLFERFLNPERVSMPDFDIDFCQDRRDEVIRYVQQKYGTDQVAQIITFGTLQARAVLRDVGRVLQMPYGQVDRLCKLVPQNPANPVTLDKAIEDEPRLRAARDEDPTVARLLAMAQKLEGLYRHASTHAAGIVIGDRRLDALVPLYRDPRSSMPVTQFNMKWVESAGLVKFDFLGLKTLTVLETALALIAKRGIRLDLSALPLDDKPTYDMLTRGETVGVFQLESQGMRKALVGMRPDRFEDIIALVALYRPGPMDNIPVYNARKHGEEKPDFLHPLLEPVLKETHGVIIYQEQVMQIAQILSGYSLGEADLLRRAMGKKIKAEMDAQRVRFVDGAVERGLAKERADMIFDLLAKFADYGFNKSHAAAYALVSYHTAYLKANYPTEFLAASMTLDMGNTDKINDFRREAIRLNIQVDLPSVNRSGAVFDVEDGRILYSLAAIKGVGAQAVEHLVEARGGRAFRDLADFAARINPRILNKRTLESLVAAGAFDDLERDRARVFAGIERIMGIGNRLVEDQTAGQDGFNFGGAGAGEPLVLPMVDSWLPAERLQKEFAVVGFYLSAHPLDEYAPVLKKQRVQNWADFSEAVRRGAAAGRLAGTVTARQERKTKSGNRMGIVQFSDPTGQFEAILFSEALNEFRDQLEPGRSVVVQVAAEDRPEGISVRVVSVKPLDDMVSGLKQLRVFLRAEEPLRSIERHLSRGGDGDVSLVLLLDEGQREVEVQLPGRYQLTPQIAGALRAVNGIEHVELV, from the coding sequence ATGAGCGTAACGGGCGAGCGGCGGTCCCTGGCGGCGGGCGGTGTCGGTTTCGTGCATCTTCGGGTGCATTCCGCCTATTCGCTGCTCGAAGGTGCGCTGCCGCTGAAGGCTCTCGGCAAGCTCGCCATTGCCGACAAGCAGCCGGCGCTCGCGCTGACCGACACCGGCAATCTGTTTGGCGCGCTGGAATTCTCCGAGAAGATGGCCGAGCAGGGCATCCAGCCGATCATCGGCTGCCAGCTCGCCGTCTGGTTCGACGATGGCTTCGAGCCGGCCCGCAAGCCGCAAGCGGGCGCGAAACCGCTGGCCGACGTCGTCGCTCTGGCAGCCGACGAGACTGGCTACTGGAATCTCGTTCGCCTCGTTTCCCGCGCCTTCATGGAAACCGACGCCGGCGAGCGGCCCCATGTCTCGATCGCTGACCTCGAGGCTGCGGCCGCCGGGCTGATCCTGCTCACCGGTGGCCCGGCCGGTCCCGCAGATCAGGCGTTCCGCGCAGGGCAGGGCGTCGTGGCCGAGGCGCGGCTGGTGCGGCTCGCGGCGGCCTTCGGCGATCGCCTCTATGTCGAACTGCAGCGCCATGGCCCCGACAGCGAGCGCTGCGAGGCCGATCTCGTCGCGCTCGCCTATCGGCTCGGGCTGCCGCTCGTCGCCACAAACGAGCCCTTCTTCCCGAAGCGTGACGACTACGAGGCGCATGACGCTCTGATCGCAATCGCCGAGGGCGCGGTGATCGCTGAGGAGAAGCGCCGGCGCCTGACTCCGGAACACTATTTCAAGACGCGCGGCGAGATGGTGGCGCTGTTCGCCGACCTGCCCGAGGCCGTGGACAATACGGTCGAGATCGCGCTGCGCTGCCACTACCGGCCGGTGAAGCGCAAGCCGATCCTGCCGCGCTTCGCCGGGGCCGACGCCGATCCGGCCGAAGCGGAGGCGGCGGAGGTCGAGGCGCTCCGCCAGATGGCGCGCGAAGGCCTGGCACGGCGTCTTGCCGCCCATGGCACCGCGCCGGGACTCTCCCCGGAGGACTACGCCGAAAGGCTCGAATTCGAGCTCGGCGTCATCGTGAAGATGAAGTTCCCCGGCTATTTCCTCATCGTCGCCGACTTCATCCAGTGGGCGAAATCGCAAGGGATTCCGGTGGGTCCAGGCCGCGGCTCGGGCGCCGGCTCCCTCGTCGCCTGGTCGCTCACCATCACCGATCTCGATCCGATGCGCTTCGCGCTGCTCTTCGAACGCTTCCTCAACCCGGAACGCGTCTCGATGCCGGACTTCGACATCGACTTCTGCCAGGACCGGCGCGACGAGGTCATCCGCTACGTCCAGCAGAAATACGGCACCGACCAGGTGGCCCAGATCATCACCTTCGGAACGCTGCAGGCGCGCGCGGTGCTGCGCGACGTCGGCCGCGTGCTGCAGATGCCCTATGGCCAGGTCGACCGGCTCTGCAAGCTCGTGCCGCAGAACCCGGCCAATCCGGTGACCCTGGACAAGGCGATCGAGGACGAGCCGCGCCTGCGCGCCGCCCGCGACGAGGACCCGACCGTGGCCCGGCTGCTCGCCATGGCGCAGAAGCTCGAGGGGCTCTATCGCCATGCCTCGACCCACGCCGCCGGCATCGTGATCGGCGACCGCCGGCTCGACGCGCTCGTGCCGCTCTATCGCGATCCGCGCTCCTCGATGCCCGTCACCCAGTTCAACATGAAATGGGTCGAGAGCGCGGGGCTGGTGAAGTTCGACTTTCTCGGCCTGAAGACGCTCACCGTCCTCGAAACCGCATTAGCGCTCATCGCCAAGCGCGGGATAAGACTCGATCTTTCGGCGCTGCCACTGGACGACAAGCCGACTTACGACATGCTGACGCGCGGCGAGACGGTCGGCGTGTTCCAGCTGGAAAGCCAGGGCATGCGCAAGGCCCTGGTCGGCATGCGGCCCGACCGCTTCGAGGACATCATCGCGCTCGTCGCGCTCTATCGTCCTGGCCCGATGGACAACATCCCGGTCTACAACGCGCGCAAGCATGGCGAGGAGAAACCGGACTTCCTGCACCCGCTGCTCGAGCCGGTGCTCAAGGAGACGCACGGCGTCATCATCTATCAGGAACAGGTGATGCAGATCGCGCAGATCCTGTCGGGCTACTCGCTCGGCGAGGCCGACCTGTTGCGCCGCGCGATGGGCAAGAAGATCAAGGCGGAGATGGATGCGCAGCGCGTGCGCTTCGTCGACGGCGCCGTCGAGCGGGGGCTCGCCAAGGAACGGGCCGACATGATCTTCGACCTTCTGGCGAAGTTCGCGGATTACGGCTTCAACAAGAGTCATGCCGCCGCATACGCGCTCGTCTCCTATCACACGGCCTATCTCAAGGCGAACTACCCGACGGAGTTCCTGGCGGCGTCGATGACGCTCGACATGGGCAACACCGACAAAATCAACGATTTTCGACGTGAAGCAATAAGACTCAACATTCAGGTCGACTTGCCCTCGGTCAACCGATCCGGCGCCGTGTTCGACGTCGAGGACGGGCGCATCCTCTATTCGCTGGCGGCCATCAAGGGCGTCGGCGCGCAGGCGGTGGAGCACCTCGTCGAGGCCCGCGGCGGGCGAGCCTTCCGCGACCTCGCCGATTTTGCGGCCCGCATCAATCCCCGCATCCTGAACAAGCGGACTCTGGAGAGCCTCGTCGCCGCTGGCGCCTTCGACGATCTCGAGCGCGACCGGGCGCGCGTCTTCGCCGGCATCGAGCGGATCATGGGCATCGGCAACCGTCTGGTCGAGGACCAGACCGCCGGGCAGGACGGCTTCAACTTCGGCGGGGCAGGGGCGGGGGAGCCGCTGGTGCTGCCGATGGTCGATTCCTGGCTGCCGGCGGAGCGGCTGCAGAAGGAATTTGCCGTCGTCGGATTCTATCTTTCCGCGCATCCGCTCGACGAATATGCGCCGGTGCTGAAGAAGCAGCGCGTGCAGAACTGGGCGGACTTCTCGGAGGCGGTGCGGCGCGGCGCGGCGGCCGGCCGTCTCGCCGGAACGGTCACCGCGCGGCAGGAGCGCAAGACGAAGTCCGGCAACCGCATGGGCATCGTCCAGTTCTCCGATCCGACGGGACAGTTCGAGGCGATCCTCTTCTCCGAGGCGCTGAACGAGTTCCGCGACCAGCTGGAGCCGGGTCGCTCGGTGGTCGTGCAGGTGGCGGCCGAGGACCGGCCGGAGGGCATCAGCGTGCGTGTCGTCTCGGTGAAGCCGCTCGACGACATGGTGTCGGGACTGAAGCAGCTCCGCGTCTTCCTCCGGGCCGAGGAGCCGCTCCGAAGCATAGAGCGCCATCTCTCGCGCGGCGGCGACGGCGATGTCAGCCTCGTGCTGCTGCTCGACGAGGGGCAGCGCGAGGTCGAGGTGCAGTTGCCCGGCCGCTACCAGCTCACGCCGCAGATCGCCGGAGCGCTGCGCGCGGTGAACGGCATCGAGCATGTCGAACTCGTCTGA
- a CDS encoding zinc-dependent alcohol dehydrogenase — protein sequence MRSIVIAGPGRVELSERPSPEPGPGELLLAPLAVGLCRTDLELSDGSMVYLRQGLATFPLTPGHEWVARVVCHGEGVLGFAPGDLVVGECSIGCSHCRLCLSGSYHQCPDRAETGILRQAGAMSGLLAFPARAAHRVPSDVAIEDAAFAEPAAVALRAVQRADWRPGRSILVVGAGTIGWLVAAIALDYHGADVAIMEVDDDRVARAEAMGARRPQPDERFDIVIEASGHPAALQQALAVLAPGGRLVVVGLFGQPHLPVDVDHIVVSDHTLTGSLGSPGVWQTMLSLLGRGRLKPSALVTGRYPLREAAAAYAALAANAPGTGKLLIFPQDDDRN from the coding sequence ATGCGCTCCATCGTCATCGCCGGTCCCGGCAGGGTAGAACTTTCCGAGCGGCCGTCCCCGGAGCCTGGGCCGGGCGAGCTTCTGCTGGCGCCGCTCGCCGTCGGGCTCTGCCGGACCGACCTTGAGCTGTCCGACGGCAGCATGGTCTATCTCCGCCAGGGCCTCGCGACCTTCCCGCTGACGCCGGGCCATGAGTGGGTCGCCCGCGTGGTCTGTCACGGTGAGGGGGTGCTCGGCTTCGCGCCGGGTGATCTCGTCGTCGGCGAATGCAGCATCGGCTGCAGCCATTGCCGCCTCTGCCTTTCCGGCAGCTATCACCAATGTCCCGACAGGGCAGAAACGGGCATCCTTCGCCAGGCCGGCGCCATGAGCGGGCTTCTTGCCTTTCCCGCTCGCGCGGCGCATCGCGTGCCGTCCGATGTCGCGATAGAGGACGCGGCCTTCGCCGAGCCGGCGGCCGTGGCGCTTCGCGCCGTCCAGCGCGCCGACTGGCGGCCGGGGCGGTCGATCCTGGTCGTGGGCGCAGGCACCATCGGCTGGCTCGTCGCTGCCATCGCGCTCGATTATCACGGCGCGGATGTCGCGATCATGGAGGTCGATGACGACAGGGTCGCCCGCGCAGAAGCGATGGGCGCGCGTCGACCTCAGCCGGACGAGCGCTTCGACATCGTCATCGAGGCGAGTGGCCATCCCGCCGCCCTGCAGCAGGCGCTCGCCGTCCTCGCGCCCGGCGGCAGGCTCGTGGTGGTGGGCCTCTTCGGGCAGCCGCACTTGCCGGTCGATGTCGACCACATCGTGGTCAGCGATCACACGTTGACCGGCTCCCTCGGCAGCCCCGGCGTCTGGCAAACCATGCTCTCCCTGCTGGGCCGAGGCCGGCTGAAACCGTCGGCTCTCGTGACCGGGCGCTATCCGCTTCGCGAGGCGGCGGCTGCGTACGCCGCGCTCGCCGCCAATGCACCCGGCACCGGCAAGTTGCTGATCTTCCCTCAGGACGACGATCGCAACTGA
- a CDS encoding esterase family protein: MRRDYHRWYSPRLGRDMELLIFGHAGQRVLVFPTRDGRFHEYEDIGLVGSLTERIEAGDLQLYCLDGFAGESFYCFWRDPPNRVRRHLAYEDYVLSEVLPFADSLNADPRTVAHGCSLGAFHAASIAFRKPARFSRLVAFSGRYDLTLKVECFADLLDGHYDEDVYFCMPSHFLPRLDCPEQLAVLRRLDIVLTIGAEDPFLDNNRALSRVLGGKGVGHALHVWDRRAHSARSWRQMAPLYL, translated from the coding sequence GTGCGGCGCGATTATCACCGCTGGTATTCGCCGCGGCTCGGCCGCGACATGGAACTGCTCATTTTCGGCCATGCCGGGCAGAGGGTGCTGGTCTTCCCGACCCGCGACGGCCGCTTCCACGAATACGAAGATATCGGCCTCGTCGGCAGCCTCACCGAGCGGATCGAGGCCGGCGACCTGCAGCTCTACTGCCTCGACGGCTTCGCGGGCGAGAGCTTCTATTGCTTCTGGCGAGATCCGCCGAACAGGGTCCGCCGGCACCTTGCCTATGAGGACTATGTCCTCTCAGAGGTGCTTCCGTTCGCCGACAGCCTCAACGCCGATCCACGGACCGTGGCGCATGGATGCAGCCTCGGCGCGTTTCATGCCGCCAGCATCGCTTTCCGCAAGCCGGCGCGCTTCAGCCGCCTCGTCGCCTTCTCCGGCCGCTACGACCTGACGCTGAAGGTCGAGTGCTTCGCGGACCTTCTCGACGGCCACTATGACGAGGACGTCTATTTCTGCATGCCGTCTCATTTCCTGCCGCGGCTGGACTGCCCGGAACAGCTGGCGGTGCTGCGGCGGCTCGACATCGTGCTGACGATCGGCGCCGAGGATCCCTTCCTCGACAACAACCGCGCGCTCAGCCGCGTCCTGGGCGGCAAGGGCGTCGGCCATGCGCTCCATGTCTGGGACCGGCGGGCGCATAGCGCCCGCTCGTGGCGACAGATGGCGCCGCTCTACCTCTAG
- a CDS encoding NAD(P)-dependent alcohol dehydrogenase produces MARMKAAIFVEPGRIVLDEKPVPEIGPLDALVRITTTTICGTDVHILKGEYPVERGLTIGHEPVGVIEKLGSAVTGYREGQRVIAGAITPSGTSYACLCGCSSQDGAGTKHGFKAMGGWRFGNTIDGAQAEYVLVPDAVANLSPVPDHLTDEQVLMCPDIMSTGFSGAESGGIRIGDTVAVFALGPIGLCAVAGAKLMGATRIIGVDTVPARLEVAKKLGCDDVVDFKAGDPVEQIMALTDGRGVDVAIEALGTQPTFESALKVLRPGGTLSSLGVYSTDLKIPLAAFSAGLGDNKIVTSLCPGGKERMRRLMNVVGSGRIDLTPLVTHRFNLDDIEAAYDLFSHQRDGVLKVAITP; encoded by the coding sequence ATGGCCAGGATGAAAGCCGCCATTTTCGTGGAGCCCGGCAGGATCGTGCTCGACGAGAAGCCGGTCCCCGAGATCGGGCCGCTCGACGCGCTGGTCCGCATCACCACGACGACCATCTGCGGAACCGACGTCCACATCCTGAAGGGCGAGTATCCGGTCGAGCGGGGGCTGACGATCGGCCACGAGCCCGTCGGCGTCATTGAGAAGCTCGGCTCGGCCGTCACCGGCTACCGCGAAGGCCAGCGCGTCATCGCCGGCGCCATCACGCCGAGCGGCACCTCCTATGCCTGCCTCTGCGGCTGCTCCTCGCAGGACGGGGCGGGCACCAAGCACGGCTTCAAGGCCATGGGCGGCTGGCGCTTCGGCAATACGATTGATGGCGCGCAGGCCGAATATGTTCTCGTCCCGGACGCGGTCGCCAATCTCTCGCCCGTCCCCGACCATTTGACCGACGAGCAGGTGCTGATGTGCCCCGACATCATGTCGACGGGCTTCTCCGGCGCCGAAAGCGGCGGCATCCGCATCGGCGACACGGTCGCGGTGTTCGCGCTCGGTCCGATCGGCCTCTGCGCGGTCGCGGGCGCCAAGCTCATGGGTGCAACGCGCATCATCGGCGTCGACACCGTGCCCGCGCGCCTTGAAGTGGCCAAGAAGCTCGGCTGCGATGACGTGGTCGACTTCAAGGCCGGCGACCCGGTCGAGCAGATCATGGCGCTGACGGACGGCCGCGGCGTCGACGTCGCGATCGAGGCGCTCGGCACGCAGCCGACCTTCGAATCGGCGCTGAAGGTGCTGCGTCCGGGCGGCACGCTGTCGAGCCTCGGCGTCTATTCGACCGATCTCAAGATCCCGCTCGCCGCCTTCTCGGCCGGTCTCGGCGACAACAAGATCGTTACCTCGCTCTGCCCGGGCGGCAAGGAGCGGATGCGCCGGCTGATGAACGTCGTCGGCTCGGGACGCATCGACCTGACGCCGCTCGTCACCCATCGCTTCAACCTCGACGACATCGAGGCCGCATACGATCTCTTTTCCCATCAGCGCGACGGCGTGCTGAAAGTCGCGATCACCCCCTGA